In Flavobacteriales bacterium, one genomic interval encodes:
- a CDS encoding fibronectin type III domain-containing protein, whose amino-acid sequence MAKYTVKTGTNAKDAATVLEKGRTVAQMLLGNPGYPTLQSQLPALNVLCDALETTSTAMLFNGGKLSREAKHLAFEALRDALKEISGFVQGISKGDKALILSAGFDVVKPRTKLQTPESPKDLKVQRTVERGILKVKWTRVSCSKLTYLEMAEKGSDAWQRIHTTRNSHVMTNLQTGTEYCFRVQAVTTGGISPMSEVVSNIAA is encoded by the coding sequence ATGGCCAAGTACACCGTTAAAACCGGGACCAATGCCAAGGATGCAGCTACGGTTCTGGAAAAAGGCCGCACGGTAGCGCAGATGCTTCTAGGCAATCCGGGTTACCCTACGTTGCAGTCGCAGCTCCCTGCACTGAATGTTCTGTGTGATGCGTTGGAAACGACGAGCACTGCGATGCTATTCAATGGCGGGAAGCTCAGTCGGGAAGCAAAACACTTGGCGTTCGAAGCGCTTCGCGATGCACTGAAGGAGATCTCGGGCTTCGTGCAGGGTATCAGTAAAGGCGATAAGGCATTGATCCTGAGCGCAGGTTTTGATGTGGTGAAACCACGCACGAAGTTGCAGACGCCGGAGTCCCCGAAGGACCTGAAGGTGCAACGTACAGTTGAACGCGGGATCCTGAAGGTGAAATGGACACGCGTAAGTTGCTCCAAACTCACTTACCTGGAAATGGCAGAAAAAGGCAGCGACGCGTGGCAACGCATACACACCACCCGCAACAGCCACGTTATGACCAACCTGCAAACCGGCACGGAGTATTGCTTCCGGGTTCAAGCGGTAACTACAGGTGGCATCAGCCCCATGAGCGAGGTGGTGTCGAACATCGCTGCGTGA
- a CDS encoding FUSC family protein: MEQNELLGVTDKELLEQAKKIRSAKTLNAGLIGMLIGIAVYSVVRNGLGFLPFILVIAAVVLVTKGKKQKEVEVRVQQEISKRGLK, encoded by the coding sequence ATGGAACAGAACGAACTACTGGGGGTAACGGACAAAGAGTTATTGGAACAAGCAAAGAAGATAAGGTCAGCGAAGACATTGAATGCTGGGCTTATTGGTATGCTCATCGGTATTGCGGTGTATAGTGTAGTAAGGAACGGGCTCGGTTTTCTGCCCTTCATTCTGGTGATCGCAGCGGTCGTTCTCGTCACTAAAGGGAAGAAGCAAAAGGAAGTTGAAGTACGCGTGCAGCAAGAGATCAGCAAGCGTGGGCTGAAATAA
- a CDS encoding inorganic diphosphatase: MNFNPWHNVSIGDNLPGVVNGIIEIPKGSRAKYELHKESGILKLDRVLFSSVYYPANYGFIPRTYCDDNDPLDILVLSQIEIVPMCIVSAKVIGVMRMVDGGDADDKIIAVAEGDTSVNHINDISELPAHFISEMKNFFENYTKLEKKEVVVEQFQNRKVAEEILLKAMDDYKKKFGA; the protein is encoded by the coding sequence ATGAATTTCAATCCGTGGCATAACGTCAGTATTGGTGACAACCTACCCGGCGTAGTGAATGGCATCATCGAGATCCCGAAAGGGAGCAGGGCCAAATACGAGCTGCATAAGGAAAGTGGCATATTGAAATTGGATAGGGTCCTGTTCTCTTCGGTGTACTATCCGGCGAATTATGGATTCATCCCACGAACGTATTGCGATGATAATGACCCCTTGGATATCCTGGTGCTTTCACAGATCGAGATCGTTCCAATGTGCATCGTATCAGCGAAGGTGATCGGCGTTATGCGCATGGTCGATGGTGGCGATGCGGATGATAAGATCATTGCTGTTGCGGAAGGCGATACCAGCGTGAACCACATCAATGACATCTCTGAACTACCCGCGCATTTCATTTCTGAAATGAAGAACTTCTTTGAGAACTATACGAAGTTGGAAAAGAAGGAAGTGGTGGTGGAACAATTCCAGAACAGGAAAGTTGCAGAAGAGATCCTGCTGAAGGCAATGGACGATTACAAGAAGAAGTTCGGAGCGTGA
- a CDS encoding helix-turn-helix transcriptional regulator: protein MSKKMTTPENDALFGYRIWQLRKKYGWERSLLAHHLGVPEDHLMRLEYGELPLYFETAIRMAQLMRCKVSDFEPVKLTDMD from the coding sequence ATGAGCAAAAAGATGACCACCCCAGAGAACGATGCGCTGTTCGGCTATCGGATCTGGCAACTACGGAAGAAGTACGGATGGGAACGCTCCTTACTGGCGCATCACTTAGGTGTACCGGAGGATCACCTGATGCGACTGGAGTACGGTGAACTTCCGTTGTACTTTGAAACAGCTATCCGGATGGCGCAACTAATGCGCTGTAAAGTTTCCGACTTCGAGCCGGTGAAGTTGACGGACATGGACTAG
- a CDS encoding cation transporter codes for MTNERTAIRTTYFSIVGNTVLAIIKGAAGFFGNSYALIADAIESTTDIVASFLVLFGLKYASRPADKNHPYGHGRAEPLVTFLVVGFLITSATVIAYESIKNIVTPHELPKAWTLLVLVPLIIWKEISFQMVMKKATETNSSALKADAWHHRSDAITSVAALIGISIALYFGKGYETADDWAALFASGFILYNSYKIFRPALGEIMDEHVYDDLVLDIRKVALTVEGVVATEKCFIRKSGMNYHVGLHALVSATITVEHGHEIAHRLKDTLRKDIPQLGHVLIHIEPSK; via the coding sequence ATGACCAACGAACGGACCGCAATACGGACCACCTATTTCAGCATCGTAGGCAATACGGTCCTCGCAATAATAAAAGGAGCTGCCGGTTTTTTCGGGAACTCGTATGCGTTGATCGCGGACGCCATTGAATCGACCACGGACATTGTTGCTTCCTTTCTGGTGCTCTTCGGTTTGAAGTATGCCAGTAGGCCGGCAGATAAGAACCATCCGTATGGTCACGGACGTGCAGAACCGTTAGTGACGTTCCTGGTAGTTGGGTTCCTGATCACCTCTGCGACGGTGATTGCGTATGAAAGCATTAAGAACATCGTCACACCGCATGAATTACCCAAAGCGTGGACATTGCTTGTACTGGTACCGTTGATCATTTGGAAGGAGATCTCCTTCCAAATGGTCATGAAAAAAGCAACCGAGACGAATAGCTCTGCCTTGAAGGCCGATGCGTGGCATCACCGGAGCGATGCGATAACATCCGTCGCTGCATTGATCGGAATTTCCATTGCCCTCTACTTTGGCAAGGGATACGAGACCGCGGACGATTGGGCAGCACTTTTTGCGTCCGGCTTCATCCTGTACAACAGCTATAAGATATTCAGGCCGGCACTGGGAGAGATCATGGATGAGCATGTGTACGACGACCTCGTTCTGGACATCCGGAAAGTCGCGTTAACGGTCGAAGGGGTCGTAGCTACCGAGAAGTGCTTCATCCGGAAATCCGGCATGAACTATCACGTGGGCCTTCACGCGCTGGTAAGCGCTACCATCACCGTAGAGCACGGCCATGAAATAGCACATCGGCTCAAGGACACGTTGCGGAAGGACATCCCACAATTGGGCCATGTGCTGATCCACATTGAACCCAGTAAGTAG